One window of the Micromonas commoda chromosome 9, complete sequence genome contains the following:
- a CDS encoding predicted protein has protein sequence MASDQLDELMGVLGRMRDAADRLASSSGDDDAFREAATDASLLFLELKATNRAALEGVEATRATTAKAKLDLDHKRLELQNVLYEKGHIQKEIRACQDFRSAYDDETIGLCSVAEFKRQAPGEWKEAGDDPHAVMLKRLSHELAERKKLCELEKELEARKRTLQDGIKSRRKFLDGLGNQLKGLKRSTAPLQEHLALPITVEEKRKGAARLLPPPLYVTYTQLAAAREAFDDDFEVHIEGSVADAEALQRKAAAAEEEEARRREEGAAAETVAEAEHKAAGAFAGDEEETRKSKRARVSENERAVDESDPYAAHPLRVELRLDGASFTFAYLHNLHVVTADVKPREVGAPGANKGNRRGKGGGDETVDDDLLVNLFPGDTGADTPNIANKLRVAGFEYDRSRRDRPYRWAQHLAGLDFLAPVPVGRAPGADAETGVAKHQQQARVRNVLAALRARMASRSALNDSTIVHAHPSWVFTSADQNTTHPIASRSQLRALARCDIDGLAVAKRLEMHPKSQLRSWREITPQSGGTVATGDDGPAGDNAGEDARYREETDAGTKLDEPSWTRDDVQARVDASEGWREHGVRTYRAVVRAARQSGGAKHRTVPVDVVAEVSVSPEYPQRPPTFALSLERRVPPKPLPASDLDSKDDAVAASKDEDATPGDASNDLRLIEEEVNVRTTALLPPGGEDDILGYCVVRLLQAVDACAECERWGGASDEAVGVRQMRRGRERRKELPPLL, from the exons ATGGCGTCGGATCAGCTCGATGAGCTCATGGGGGTACTGGGGAggatgcgcgacgccgcagaCAGGCTGGCGTCatcctccggcgacgacgacgccttccgcGAGGCggccaccgacgcgtccttGCTGTTCCTGGAACTGAAGGCGACCAACCGAGCGGCGCTGGAAGGggtggaggcgacgcgcgcgacgaccgcgaagGCCAAGCTGGACCTCGATCACAAGCGTCTCGAGCTACAGAACGTGCTGTACGAGAAGGGCCACATCCAGAAGGAGATCAGGGCGTGCCAGGACTTTAGGAgcgcgtacgacgacgagacgatcGGTCTGTGCTCGGTGGCTGAATTCAAGCGACAGGCGCCCGGGGAGTGGAAGGAGGCGGGCGACGATCCGCACGCGGTGATGCTGAAGAGGCTGTCGCACGAGCTGGCGGAGCGGAAGAAGTTGtgcgagctcgagaaggagctcgag GCTCGCAAGCGGACGTTGCAGGACGGCATCAAGTCGCGGCGTAAGTTCTTGGACGGCCTGGGCAACCAGCTCAAGGGACTGAAGAGAAGCACGGCACCGCTGCAGGAGCACTTGGCGCTGCCAATCACCGTAGAAGAGAAGAGGAAAGGAGCCGCTCGGCTgctgcccccgccgctgtACGTGACCTACAcgcagctggcggcggcgcgggaggcgttcgacgacgatttCGAGGTTCACATCGAAGGGTcggtggcggacgccgaggctctGCAGAGGAAAGCCGCAGcagccgaggaggaggaggcgcgacggagggaggagggcgccgcggccgaaaccgtcgccgaggcggagcacaaggcggctggcgcgttcgccggagacgaggaggagacgagGAAGAGcaagcgcgcgagggtgtcgGAGAATgaacgcgcggtggacgagagCGACCCGTACGCGGCGCACCCCCTGCGGGTGGAGCTTCGGCTGGACGGGGCGTCGTTTACGTTTGCCTACCTCCACAACCTgcacgtcgtcaccgcggacgTGAAACCGCGCGAAGTGGGGGCCCCGGGCGCGAACAAGGGGAACAGGAGGGGCaaggggggcggcgacgagaccgtcgacgacgacctcctcGTCAACCTTTTCCCGGGAGACACCGGCGCGGACACGCCCAACATCGCCAACAAGCTCCGGGTCGCCGGGTTTGAGTACGACCGCTCCAGACGGGACAGACCGTATCGGTGGGCGCAACACCTCGCGGGTCTGGActtcctcgcgcccgtgccCGTGGGACGGGCGCCTGGCGCGGATGCCGAGACTGGCGTGGCGAAGCACCAGCAGCAGGCGCGCGTGAGGAACGTGTTGGCGGCGCTGCGGGCCCGGATGGCGTCCCGATCTGCGCTCAA CGACTCGACGATCGTGCACGCGCATCCATCGTGGGTGTTCACCTCCGCTGACCAAAACACCACCCATCCAATCGCGAGCAGGAGTCAGCTCAGGGCGCTCGCCAGGTGCGACATCGACGGTCTCGCGGTTGCCAAGAGGCTCGAGATGCACCCGAAGAGCCAGCTTCGGTCGTGGCGCGAGATCACCCCGCAGTCAGGAGGCACGGTcgcgaccggcgacgacggaccggCGGGCGACaacgccggcgaggatgccCGGTACCGCGAGGAGACGGATGCCGGAACCAAATTGGACGAACCAAGTTGGactcgcgacgacgtccaagCGCGAGTCGACGCCTCCGAAGGTTGGCGCGAACACGGCGTGCGAACGTACCGCGCGgtggttcgcgcggcgcgtcagtccggcggcgccaaaCACAGGACGGTGCCCGTGGACGTCGTGGCGGAGGTGTCGGTCTCACCCGAGTACCCTCAGCGACCGCCAACCTTCGCCCTTTCCTTGGAGCGAAGGGTCCCGCCCAAGCCGCTCCCCGCGTCGGACTTGGACTCCAaagacgacgccgtcgccgcatcGAAGGACGAAGACGCCACACCAggtgacgcgtcgaacgACCTGAGGCTGATTGAGGAGGAGGTCAACgtgcggacgacggcgctgctcccccccggcggcgaggacgacatACTCGGGTACTGTGTGGTTCGTTTGTTACAGGCtgtggacgcgtgcgccgagtGCGAGAggtggggcggcgcgtcggacgAGGCTGTGGGCGTGAGGCAGATGCGACGGGGAAGGGAGCGACGCAAGGAGCTGCCGCCCCTGCTGTGA
- a CDS encoding hypothetical protein (conserved uncharacterized protein (CUP A8)), producing the protein MGACATKPKALTDSGKKMSGRVSPSMIDPRTEPTRQLSARRLHLDDGLAPPSPGYRLHDSGEALFDTLEAPGTPPPPPMYRSTSLPPPPFAPPPPGAHPKPMDAKMYAHAYVLHHARAQRGWDASGWDYATSVVSIRVKSAVWVKGQRCSHEWDWDGETAPEGVTSYVDSEPVPVFDSPALGMYHPGAEDRVGMAEDAALCACMDEIVEWCHEQHGYECDPSRDVEQCVLTWELSDGAVGEHRHEGGLDDRMGAYVVAATRVRGW; encoded by the coding sequence ATGGGAGCCTGCGCGACCAAACCGAAGGCGCTGACGGATTCCGGGAAGAAGATGTCCGGCCGCGTGTCGCCGTCCATGATCGACCCGAGGACAGAGCCGACCCGCCAGCTGTCTGCCCGAAGGCTCCACCTCGACGATGGgttggcgccgccctcgcccgggTACCGCCTTCACGACTCCGGTGAGGCGCTGTTCGATACCCTTGAAGCTCCAGGtacacccccgccgccgcccatgtACCGGAGCACGTCCCTGCCCCCGCCACCGTTcgccccgccaccgccgggcgcgcACCCAAAACCGATGGACGCCAAGATGTACGCGCACGCCTACGTCCTGCACCACGCCAGGGCGCAGCGCGGGTGGGATGCGAGCGGATGGGACTACGCCACCTCGGTCGTGAGCATCAGGGTCAAGTCCGCGGTGTGGGTCAAGGGTCAGAGGTGCTCGCACGAGTGGGACTGGGACGGAGAGACCGCGCCCGAGGGGGTGACATCGTACGTCGACAGCGAACCCGTGCCCGTGTTTGACTCGCCCGCGCTGGGCATGTACcacccgggcgcggaggatcgGGTCGGgatggcggaggacgcggcgctgtgcgCGTGCATGGACGAGATAGTTGAGTGGTGCCACGAACAGCACGGGTACGAGTGCGATCCGTCGCGGGACGTGGAGCAGTGCGTGTTGACCTGGGAGctgagcgacggcgccgtcggcgagcacaGGCACGAGGGGGGCCTCGACGACAGGATGGGCGCGTACGTGGTGGCGGCCACGAGGGTACGCGGCTGGTGA
- a CDS encoding hypothetical protein (has similarity to CCMP1545 model; expressed; uncharacterized protein), whose translation MAFMLGMAAQVRARETVDGYVETYMRRNPAARKALEAVVMQLTERSDHLRFDHLGFVAFGGMDGPGYKPIADVFTGLGWQERDTFELENGLVTARWYQPPSVDFPMVVVRELRVDRFGEECVEVCEKYVDDANDAGEETTRAAALTGGTPWRIEPGEDDLEVLGYYSPLLAWHLTHGYAAHAVAASVSGLTKSRSSGLAKSGERAETHWHVAGANATVEDVRAVLERHGARMEDPAVVMSSDGSMRRVSTRGDEERPWGQSGWGGVHSERRSGSMATRTTSREPMATRTTSREPMRRKTMTTGTLRDG comes from the exons ATGGCGTTCATGCTGGGCATGGCGGCGCAGGTTCGAGCGAGGGAAACCGTCGACGGGTACGTGGAGACGTACATGCGACGtaaccccgccgcgcgcaaggCGTTGGAGGCTGTCGTCATGCAACTCACGGAACGCTCCGACCACCTCCGCTTCGACCACCTCGGATTCGTCGCTTTCGGCGGTATGGACGGACCGGGATATAAACCCATCGCGGACGTGTTCACCGGCCTGGGATGGCAGGAGCGGGACACGTTCGAGCTGGAAAATGGCCTGGTGACCGCTCGATGGTACCAGCCGCCGTCCGTCGACTTCCCGATGGTGGTCGTGAGGGAGCTGAGGGTGGACCGATTCGGCGAGGAGTGCGTCGAGGTTTGCGAAAagtacgtcgacgacgccaacgacgccggcgaggagaccacgcgcgccgcggctctcacCGGCGGGACGCCGTGGCGCATCGAGCCCGGAGAGGACGACTTGGAGGTGCTCGGATACTATTCGCCCCTGTTGGCGTGGCATCTCACGCACGGgtacgcggcgcacgcggtggcCGCGTCGGTGTCTGGTCTCACCAAAAGTCGGAGCTCGGGTCTCGCGAAGAGCGGTGAGCGGGCGGAGACGCACTGgcacgtcgcgggcgcgaacgccaCCGTGGAGGACGTGCGAGCGGTGTTGGAGCGGCACGGCGCGAGGATGGAGGATCCCGCGGTGGTCATGTCAAGCGACGGGTCCATGAGACGGGTAtccacgcgcggcgacgaggaacgTCCGTGGGGGCAAAGTGGGTGGGGCGGGGTGCA CTCAGAGAGGCGTTCGGGTtcgatggcgacgaggacgacgtcgagggaaccgatggcgacgaggacgacgtcgagggaaCCGATGAGGAGGaagacgatgacgacggggacCCTGAGGGACGGATGA
- a CDS encoding predicted protein (has conservation to CCMP1545 model) produces the protein MKVLRKVKGKSRILIFVAVVALLSLALRKLKQDTKKHREILPWHQGGYEDHHGDLDGGFVPDRGVLGAVGAMRGGGGRDVGGESTSTSKVLDDGGVRDAPGGNRNIDDISHLVDDDDEDVLGVKDEAFAGMRDSREKASR, from the exons ATGAAGGTTCTGCGCAAGGTTAAGGGCAAGTCGCGAATACTGATATTCGTGGCTGTCGTCGCCCTTCTCTCGCTCGCCCTCCGCAAG CTGAAGCAGGACACTAAGAAGCACAGGGAAATCCTACCGTGGCACCAGGGCGGGTATGAGGACCACCATGGGGATCTGGACGGCGGGTTCGTGCCGGATCGCGGGGTactcggcgcggtgggtgCCATgagaggaggcggcggtcgggaTGTCGGGGGGGAGTCCACCAGCACGAGCAAAGTGCTGGATGATGGAGGTGTTCGTGACGCGCCCGGGGGCAATAGGAATATCGACGACATATCACACCTAgtagacgacgacgacgaggatgtgCTCGGGGTGAAGGACGAGGCATTCGCGGGGATGCGGGACTCAAGGGAGAAGGCCAGCAGGTAG
- a CDS encoding predicted protein, whose product MSARSRFARALVAAARSAAPVPTSSRREAPRVLSTLACVNHPRVSGPSIASLGSTAAPIGSRIHEVRWMSTDAPPGGQNPDHGPVGPAPPLPSSPPPVVDLADEKELEEMVHWARANGVALLFDFYADWCQPCKKLTPKLEQLATRSGGRCVLVKVDVDTHTGISDQLRIQTLPTVMTMIDGRFVDTFQGVLPDDQLEAFVDRAIDAAAAGAGTNKHGDEPSRGMNADVALDAAFAALDAGDVDTASRAFGAVLGSDPPPPPGARARAYAGAARCALRADPSDVDGAKQLVQAARKVVDGKFTEPVEVAAAAAAAELYGAATELGLDMSLSGAELDERLRQLRADIDAATKAGDKSAADDKREELSLRALLQRGDPVQAVDVALESVKRGERERGRAMCVRMFDALGATHPVTVSGRKKLSNLWFL is encoded by the coding sequence ATGTCCGCACGCAGTAGGTTCGCTCGTGCgttggtcgcggcggcgcgatccgcggcgcccgtccccacgtcgtcccgtcgcgaggcgccgcgggttcTATCGACGCTCGCTTGCGTTAACCACCCCCGCGTCTCCGGcccgtcgatcgcgtccctcggaagcaccgccgccccgatcGGATCGCGTATTCATGAGGTCCGATGGATGTCGACGGATGCGCCTCCCGGTGGACAGAACCCGGATCACGGCCCTGTCggacccgcgcccccgcTACCATCGTCCCCACCGCCCGTCGTGGAtctcgcggacgagaaggagctcgaggagatggTCCACTGGGCCCGCGCCAACGGCGTGGCATTGCTCTTCGACTTCTACGCCGACTGGTGCCAGCCGTGCAAGAAGCTCACGCCCAAGCTGGAACAGTTGGCGACCCGATCGGGCGGTAGGTGCGTGTTGGTGAAGGTCGACGTGGACACCCACACGGGCATCAGCGACCAGCTGCGGATCCAAACGCTGCCGACGGTGATGACGATGATCGACGGTCGATTCGTGGACACCTTCCAGGGCGTCTTACCGGACGACcagctcgaggcgttcgtggacagggcgatcgacgcggcggccgcgggcgcgggcacaAATAAACACGGCGATgagccgtcgcgggggatgaacgccgacgtcgcgctcgacgccgcgttcgccgcgctcgacgccggcgatgtCGACACGGCGAGTCGAGCGTTTGGAGCCGTCTTGGGgtcggatccgccgccgccgcccggcgcgagggcgagggcgtacgCGGGGGCAGCTCGATGCGCGCTACGCGCCGACCCGTcggacgtggacggcgcgaagcAGCTGGtgcaggcggcgaggaaggtcGTGGACGGCAAGTTCACGGAGCCggtcgaggtcgccgccgccgccgccgcggctgagctCTACGGCGCGGCGACTGAGCTGGGGCTGGACATGTCCTTGTCGGGTGCCGAGCTGGACGAACGGTTGAGGCAGCTGAGGGCGGACATCGATGCCGCGACGAAGGCTGGAGATAAGTCGGCCGCGGACGACAAGAGGGAGGAGTTATCTCTCCGCGCGTTGCTCCAGCGAGGGGACCCGGTTCAGGCTGTGGACGTGGCTCTCGAGTCGGTCAAGAGGGGCGAACGGGAACGCGGCCGCGCGATGTGCGTGAGGATGTtcgacgcgctgggcgcgacgcacccggtGACGGTGAGTGGGAGGAAGAAGCTCAGCAACCTGTGGTTCCTGTAG
- a CDS encoding mitochondrial carrier family (dicarboxylate/tricarboxylate), whose translation MSLGDNATWKAIKPFMNGGLSGMGATCIIQPLDIVKVRLQLGATGGPFGVAAGIIKNDGFGALYTGLSAGLLRQATYTTARLGIHAKIVDYLKEANKGAPLPLAQKAGAGLAAGGLGAMFGSPADLSLIRMQADKTLPVNERRNYTGVVHALSDIVKKEGVGGLFTGAGTTSIRAMALNMGMLASNDQAKEMMKENNITGFPATLGASAIAGFFASFFSLPFDYVKTQLQKQKPLPDGTLPFKGFGDCCMKTMASGGPLKFYTGFPTYYVRIAPHAMFTLIILDQLNTSMKKAGL comes from the exons ATGTCTCTCGGTGATAACGCGACCTGGAAGGCCATCAAGCCGTTCATGAACGGTGGCCTCTCCGGCATGGGTGCCACGTGCATCATTCAGCCCCTCGACATCGTCAAG GTTCGCCTTCAGCTCGGTGCCACCGGCGGTCccttcggcgtcgccgcgggtatCATCAAGAACGATGGCTTCGGCGCCCTCTACACG GGTCTCTCCGCGGGTCTCCTCCGCCAGGCCACCTacaccaccgcgcgcctcggcatTCACGCCAAGATCGTCGACTACCTCAAGGAGGCGAACAAGGGCGCTCCCCTCCCCCTCGCGCAGAAAGCTGGCGCTGGTCTCGCCGCTGGCGGCCTCGGAGCCATGTTCGGCTCCCCCGCGGATCTCTCCCTCATCCGCATGCAGGCCGATAAGACCCTCCCGGTGAACGAGCGCCGCAACTacaccggcgtcgtccacgcgctgAGCGACATCGTCAAgaaggagggcgtcggcggtctgttcaccggcgccggcaccACGTCCATCCGCGCCATGGCGCTGAACATGGGCATGCTCGCTTCCAACGACCAGGCCAAGGAGATGATGAAGGAGAACAACATCACCGGTTTCCccgccaccctcggcgcgtccgccatcgccgggttcttcgcgtccttcttctccctCCCCTTCGACTACGTCAAGACCCAGCTCCAGAAGCAGAAGCCCCTCCCCGACGGCACGCTGCCGTTCAAGGGCTTCGGCGACTGCTGCATGAAGACCATGGCGTCGGGCGGACCTCTCAAGTTCTACACCGGTTTCCCCACCTACTACGTCCGCATTGCGCCCCACGCCATGTTCACGCTGATCATCCTCGACCAGCTCAACACCTCGATGAAGAAGGCCGGCCTGtaa
- the SRP54.2 gene encoding type II secretory pathway family (signal recognition particle protein (SRP54)) produces MVLGELGSALAGALRKLGEHTVVDEEVMDACLKEVTKALLQADVNVQYVVQMKKNIVKQVNIQELAAGLNARKLLEKAVFNELVNMLEGGGAEVKEKFVPKKGKPNVVMFVGLQGCGKTTTCTKYAYHFQKKGYKPALVCADTFRAGAFDQLKQNATKARIPFYGSYTETDPAKIAADGVERFKDEKNDLIIVDTSGRHKQEDSLFEEMRQVAAAVQPDMTIFVMDSSIGQAAQDQARAFKATVDVGSVIITKLDGHAKGGGAISAVAATKSPIAFIGTGEHIDEFEAFDTKPFVSRLLGLGDWTGLIDKINDVIPMDQQPELMDKLVAGQFTMRILYEQFANIQKMGPMSSVMSMIPGMDGMLPKGQEKASQAKIKRMMCLMDSMTDEELDTTSLKILQDPKRMERIGRGAGRGPGDVVELVEEYKRMSKMMGKMKGMKMPKKGGYGHSQAMAQNMQQMAGAIPPHMLKQMGSMAGLQNMMKQLEGKDMGKMMEQMGGMKGMGKMMKQMGM; encoded by the coding sequence ATGGTGCTCGGTGAACTGggctccgccctcgccggtgcGCTGCGCAAGCTGGGCGAGCACaccgtcgtggacgaggaggtcaTGGACGCATGCCTGAAGGAGGTCACCAAGGCGCTCCTCCAGGCCGACGTCAACGTGCAGTACGTGGTGCAGATGAAGAAGAACATCGTGAAGCAGGTGAACATacaggagctcgccgcgggtctcaACGCGCGTAAGCTGCTCGAGAAGGCCGTATTCAACGAGCTGGTGAACAtgctcgagggcggcggtgccgaggTCAAGGAGAAGTTCGTCCCGAAGAAGGGCAAACCCAACGTGGTCATGTTCGTCGGCTTGCAGGGATGCGGcaagacgacgacgtgcacCAAGTACGCGTACCACTTCCAGAAGAAAGGGTACAAACCCGCGCTGGTGTGCGCCGATACCTTCAGGGCGGGAGCGTTCGATCAGCTCAAGCAGAACGCCACGAAGGCGCGGATCCCCTTCTACGGCAGCTACACCGAGACGGATCCGGCGAagatcgcggcggatggcgtcgagcgatTCAAGGATGAGAAGAACGACCTGATCATCGTCGACACGTCGGGCAGGCACAAGCAGGAGGACTCGCTGTTCGAGGAGATGCGtcaggtggcggcggcggtgcagcCAGACATGACCATCTTCGTCATGGACTCGTCCATCGGTCAGGCGGCGCAGGATCAGGCCAGGGCGTTCAAGGCGACGGTGGACGTCGGGTCGGTGATCATCACCAAGCTCGACGGACATGCCAAGGGTGGCGGCGCCATCAGTGCGGTCGCAGCCACCAAATCGCCCATCGCGTTCATCGGCACGGGCGAGCACATCGACGAGTTCGAGGCTTTCGACACCAAACCGTTCGTGTCCAGGCTGCTGGGCCTGGGCGATTGGACTGGTCTCATCGACAAAATCAACGACGTGATACCGATGGACCAGCAGCCGGAGCTCATGGacaagctcgtcgccggtcaGTTCACCATGAGGATCCTGTACGAGCAGTTCGCTAACATCCAGAAGATGGGCCCGATGAGTTCGGTGATGTCGATGATCCCAGGGATGGACGGGATGCTGCCAAAGGGCCAGGAGAAGGCGTCGCAGGCAAAGATCAAGCGGATGATGTGCCTGATGGACTCCatgacggacgaggagctgGACACCACCAGCCTGAAGATTCTGCAGGACCCGAAGCGAATGGAGCGGATcggtcggggcgcggggcggggccCGGGGGACGTGGTGGAGCTGGTGGAGGAGTACAAGCGAATGTCGAAGATGATGGGGAAGATGAAGGGCATGAAGATgccgaagaagggcgggTACGGCCACTCGCAGGCGATGGCTCAAAACATGCAGCAGATGGCCGGAGCCATACCTCCGCACATGCTGAAGCAGATGGGCAGCATGGCAGGTCTGCAGAACATGATGAAACAGTTGGAAGGAAAGGACATGGGGAAGATGATGGAGCAGATGGGTGGCATGAAGGGCATGGGCAAAATGATGAAACAAATGGGTATGTAG
- a CDS encoding predicted protein: protein ARGYGTVVTSQANFLRVVTDDVAKLQERLGDEGPYELLCVVRALLKKIKQRVLVGDAVDVLGIDWVDQRAMVETVHARRSELVDPPVANVDHALLVFALERPPLEAKQLTRFLVSMEATGVPFTLVLNKSDLCSEEQKADWAARLEQWGYVPRFVSVATGEGEDGFGSLSGPDPGPRSVTVLAGPSGVGKSSLINRLRAGGGGGGARGSISLDGLELQSVKAVSSKLGRGRHTTRHVTLLPLRSGGLLADTPGFGYPSLNTLTTATLPECFPEIVRAKTQLGACKFSDCTHRDEPGCVVDELMPWEEDRYDFYADMFDEVEQIERVERERGKRVSEQRTKYKSGKGG from the exons GCGCGCGGATACGGCACGGTGGTCACGTCCCAGGCCAActtcctccgcgtcgtc ACGGACGACGTGGCCAAGCTACAGGAACGATTGGGGGACGAGGGACCATACGAGCTCCTCTGCGTGGTCAGGGCGCTGCTCAAGAAGATCAAGCAGCGCGTGCTGGTCGgggacgccgtggacgtgcTGGGCATCGATTGGGTGGACCAGAGGGCGATGGTGGAGACGGTTCACGCGCGCAGGTCCGAGCTGGTGGACCCACCGGTGGCCAACGTCGACCACGCGCTGCTCGTGTTTGCCCTGGAACGCCCCCCGCTGGAAGCCAAGCAGCTCACCAGGTTCCTCGTGAGCATGGAGGCCACGGGGGTTCCGTTCACGCTGGTGCTCAACAAGTCCGACCTGTGCTCGGAGGAGCAAAAGGCGGACTGGGCGGCGCGACTCGAGCAGTGGGGGTACGTCCCGAGGTTCGTGAGCGTGGCTACCGGGGAAggg gaggacggcttCGGATCTTTGTCGGGGCCCGACCCCGGTCCCCGGTCGGTCACCGTGCTCGCGGGTCCGTCCGGGGTGGGTAAGTCGTCGCTGATCAACAGGCTGCGCGCGGG cgggggcggcgggggtgcgcgcgggtccaTCTCCTTGGACGGTCTGGAGCTTCAGAGCGTCAAGGCGGTGTCGTCCAAACTGGGCAGGGGCAGGCACACCACCCGTCACGTCACCCTGCTCCCGCTCAGATCCGGGGGTTTGCTCGCGGACACCCCGGGGTTTGGCTACCCGTCCCTCAACACCctcaccaccgcgacgtTACCCGAGTGCTTCCCCGAGATCGTCCGCGCCAAAACCCAGCTGGGCGCGTGTAAGTTCTCGGACTGCACGCACAGGGACGAGCCGGGCTGCGTGGTGGACGAGTTGATGCCGTGGGAGGAGGACCGGTACGATTTCTACGCCGACATGTTCGACGAGGTTGAGCAGATCGAGCGGGTCGAACGGGAGCGGGGTAAGCGGGTGAGCGAGCAGCGGACCAAGTACAAGAgcggcaagggcggc